The Microbacterium sp. SORGH_AS_0862 region GTCGACGGCTCCTGGATCCATACGCATGCCAACGCGCCGCACCATCGGGCGGCGCTGCTCACCGCGTTGGCGCTGCCCGATGCGCAAACCGTCGAAGAGGTGTCCGCGGCGATCGCCCATCGCGGCGCGGATGAGCTCGAGTCGGCGATCGTTTCGGCGGGCGGCGCGGCGGCGGCGCTGCGCACCCGGGCGGAGTGGATGCGGTCCGCGCCCGGCTCCGCCGTTGCGGCGGAGCCCCTCATCGCCCGCACGGACTCGGGCCCGGCGCGCTCGGGTGCGACGTGGCGTCCCGAGCCGGCCAGACCCCTCGCGGGGCTTCGCGTGCTCGATCTGACCCGCGTCATCGCCGGGCCCGCGGCCACGCAGGTACTGGCCGGCCTGGGTGCCGACGTGCTCCGCATCGATCCCGACACGTGGGACGAGCCGGCCGTGCTGCCGTACGTCATGGCCGGCAAACGCTCAGCCCGCCTGGACGCGAAGACACCCGCCGGGCGGCGTGCGCTCGCGGATCTGCTGGCCTCCGCCGACGTCCTCGTTCACGGCTACCGCGCGGGGGCCCTCGACCACCTGGGGCTGGGCGAGGGTGAACGACAGCGCCTGCGCCCCGGACTCGTCGAGGTCGGCGTCCGCGCATACGGCTGGAGCGGGCCATGGGCCGGTCGACGCGGGTTCGATTCGCTCGTGCAGTTCTCGACCGGCATCGCCGACATCGGCAGGCGGCACGCGGATGCGGCGGCGCCTGTCTCGCTACCCGTGCAGGCCCTCGACTGGACGACCGGGTACCTCGCGGCCGCGGCTGCCGTCGCCGGAATCACCCGCCGTCAGGTCTCGGGTCGCGGCAGCACATGGCGGCTGTCCCTCGCCAGCACCGCCCACGCACTCACCACACTCGAGGGGGAGGGCGCCGCATCCGACTCCGGCGCCGATTCCGCGGTCGGTGCGGGGCAGCGGATCGAGACGCAGGACGGCGCGCTTCTGCTCGCGCCGCCGCCCTTCCGTGTGGGCGAGGCGACCCTGCGCTTCGACCGTGTGACCACTCGCCTCGGCGGCGACCCGCCCGCCTGGCTCTGACGCCGGAGCCCCCTTCCGCTACCCCCGCGGAGAGGGAGCGGGGAGAGGTGCTGCCGGGGGAGCGGATTTTATTCACGGACGCCTCATCTGGCTCCTCACATGAGGCGCGCCTAGGCTGATCGGGTGGCTCAGAGCATCCTCATCACGTCCGCGGAAGGTCATTCGGGAAAGTCCACGATCGCATTGGGAGTGCTCGAAGCGCTCAGCCATGCGACCGCGCGCGTGGGCGTCTTCCGTCCCATCGCCCGTTCGACCACGGAGCGCGACTACGTGCTCGAGATGCTGCTCGACCACGACGGCGTAGACCTCGCCTACGACGACTGCATCGGCGTCGGCTACGACGACATGCACGCCGACCCGGATGCGGCCCTCGCGCGCATCGTGGAGCGGTACAA contains the following coding sequences:
- a CDS encoding CoA transferase produces the protein MGVDRALVDAWLGRHIRPAQGSFPSPWDPFSGAFPTVDGSWIHTHANAPHHRAALLTALALPDAQTVEEVSAAIAHRGADELESAIVSAGGAAAALRTRAEWMRSAPGSAVAAEPLIARTDSGPARSGATWRPEPARPLAGLRVLDLTRVIAGPAATQVLAGLGADVLRIDPDTWDEPAVLPYVMAGKRSARLDAKTPAGRRALADLLASADVLVHGYRAGALDHLGLGEGERQRLRPGLVEVGVRAYGWSGPWAGRRGFDSLVQFSTGIADIGRRHADAAAPVSLPVQALDWTTGYLAAAAAVAGITRRQVSGRGSTWRLSLASTAHALTTLEGEGAASDSGADSAVGAGQRIETQDGALLLAPPPFRVGEATLRFDRVTTRLGGDPPAWL